In Melanotaenia boesemani isolate fMelBoe1 chromosome 16, fMelBoe1.pri, whole genome shotgun sequence, the following proteins share a genomic window:
- the LOC121655974 gene encoding cystatin-F isoform X1: MRAKTLLLLLLLAVLAERQLAAGSHPDRSMPGSPHNISTDDRGLQQVVLTAAYSFNNQSNDAFLFKPSAIHRAQRQIVKGIRYVVDLNISRTVCRKRDNSDLSRCEFQPAGRLHQTFRCHLEVWEIPWKHQSRMEEFLCKT; the protein is encoded by the exons ATGAGGGCGAagacgctgctgctgctgctgttgctcgCTGTTCTGG cagAGCGGCAGCTGGCGGCAGGAAGCCACCCTGACCGCTCCATGCCCGGATCTCCGCACAACATCAGCACTGATGACCGCGGCCTCCAGCAGGTCGTCCTCACCGCCGCCTACTCCTTCAACAACCAATCAAATGATGCCTTTCTCTTCAAACCATCAGCCATCCACAGAGCACAGCGACAG attgTTAAAGGGATCCGGTATGTTGTGGATTTGAACATTTCCAGGACAGTTTGCCGTAAACGTGATAACAGTGATCTGTCCAGGTGTGAGTTCCAGCCTGCAGGTCGTCTTCATCAG ACGTTCCGGTGTCACCTGGAGGTTTGGGAGATTCCCTGGAAACATCAGAGCAGAATGGAGGAGTTTCTCTGTAAAACCTGA
- the LOC121655974 gene encoding cystatin-F isoform X2: MRAKTLLLLLLLAVLERQLAAGSHPDRSMPGSPHNISTDDRGLQQVVLTAAYSFNNQSNDAFLFKPSAIHRAQRQIVKGIRYVVDLNISRTVCRKRDNSDLSRCEFQPAGRLHQTFRCHLEVWEIPWKHQSRMEEFLCKT; encoded by the exons ATGAGGGCGAagacgctgctgctgctgctgttgctcgCTGTTCTGG AGCGGCAGCTGGCGGCAGGAAGCCACCCTGACCGCTCCATGCCCGGATCTCCGCACAACATCAGCACTGATGACCGCGGCCTCCAGCAGGTCGTCCTCACCGCCGCCTACTCCTTCAACAACCAATCAAATGATGCCTTTCTCTTCAAACCATCAGCCATCCACAGAGCACAGCGACAG attgTTAAAGGGATCCGGTATGTTGTGGATTTGAACATTTCCAGGACAGTTTGCCGTAAACGTGATAACAGTGATCTGTCCAGGTGTGAGTTCCAGCCTGCAGGTCGTCTTCATCAG ACGTTCCGGTGTCACCTGGAGGTTTGGGAGATTCCCTGGAAACATCAGAGCAGAATGGAGGAGTTTCTCTGTAAAACCTGA
- the LOC121655940 gene encoding adipocyte plasma membrane-associated protein produces MNESAGLRYRRLQRPQIITDELPERRNKGSSTYSGKVFRVTLLSLGGFLLLPLLVIILILESPIHPEVFSLKEPPMMKGCWEPNLKLREAQRLFEDQIIGPESIANIGDVIFSGTADGKIVKLIGRRIVTVTRLGKPPCDSREDESTCGRPLGIRIGPNGTLFVADAYLGLFEVNPTTGVATRLVMGGQVVAGRKLSFINDLAVTRDGKKVYFTDSSSRWQRRDYLHLIMEATADGRVLEYDVETRELTVVMENLRFPNGIELLPDEESVLVAETTMARIRRVHVAGLNKGGMDTFVDNLPGFPDNIRPSSSGGYWVAMSAVRPNPGFSMLDFLSQRPWIKKLIFKLFSSDVLMKFVPRYSLVAELREGGICTRSFHDPNGLVVAYVSEVHEHDGNLYLGSFRSPYIGKLDLHKV; encoded by the exons ATGAACGAGTCGGCGGGGCTTCGGTACCGGCGGCTTCAGAGACCGCAGATCATCACCGACGAGCTGCCGGAGCGTCGCAACAAGGGATCCAG CACTTACAGTGGGAAGGTGTTCCGGGTCACTTTGCTGTCTCTGGGCGGTTTCCTGCTCCTTCCTCTTCTggtcatcatcctcatcctggAGTCTCCCATCCATCCGGAAGTATTCAG CCTGAAGGAGCCCCCGATGATGAAGGGCTGCTGGGAGCCTAACCTGAAGCTCAGAGAGGCCCAGAGACTTTTTGAAGATCAGATTATTGGACCTGAGTCCATTGCCAACATCGGAG ATGTTATCTTCTCTGGAACAGCTGACGGGAAAATTGTGAAGCTGATTGGTCGAAGAATCGTCACGGTGACGCGACTCGGAAAACCGCCCTGTG ACTCCAGAGAGGACGAATCCACCTGCGGAAGGCCTCTGGGGATCCGAATCGGACCCAACGGGACTCTGTTTGTGGCCGATGCTTACCTGGGCCTGTTCGAGGTCAACCCTACCACAG GTGTGGCAACCCGGTTGGTGATGGGTGGTCAGGTGGTCGCCGGCAGGAAGCTGTCGTTCATTAATGACTTGGCAGTGACGCGAGATGGAAAGAAGGTGTACTTCACCGACTCCAGCAGCAGGTGGCAGCGCAGAGACTACCTGCACCTCATCATGGAGGCCACCGCCGACGGACG GGTGTTGGAGTACGACGTGGAGACCAGAGAGCTGACGGTCGTCATGGAGAACCTGCGCTTCCCAAACGGCATCGAGCTGCTGCCTGACGAGGAGTCGGTTCTGGTGGCTGAGACCACCATGGCCCGGATCCGCAG AGTCCACGTGGCCGGCCTGAATAAAGGAGGGATGGACACGTTCGTGGACAACCTGCCAGGTTTTCCAGACAACATCCGTCCCAGTTCAAGCGGAGGTTACTGGGTGGCCATGTCTGCAGTGAGACCCAACCCCGGCTTCTCCATGCTGGACTTCTTGTCCCAGAGACCCTGGATAAAAAAACTCATATTTAAG CTCTTCAGCTCTGACGTACTGATGAAGTTCGTCCCTCGCTACAGTTTGGTGGCCGAGCTCCGTGAAGGTGGCATCTGCACACGGAGCTTCCATGACCCCAACGGCCTGGTGGTAGCCTACGTCAGCGAGGTCCACGAGCACGATGGGAATCTCTACCTGGGCTCCTTCCGATCGCCGTACATCGGCAAACTTGACCTACATAAGGTGTAA
- the LOC121656089 gene encoding synapse differentiation-inducing gene protein 1 produces the protein MEGGEEEKSTGEEAETSSKLWRASLRGGDTCRPNGLINTHSLGAEPQEALLSVYSAPQYQGHVMVSAAPLQEQSRAPPQLLNPRALLCHQALSDPAPGLFICPEIMQAWGEAGGGDCCETTFIEGHGPGTSYSPAVARSTKEVLLFADGKFLEFSGEDANIHTLSYDIDDEDDFQELESDYSSESESEDTFLLMPPRDHLGLSVFSMLCCFWPLGIAAFYLSHKTNKAVSKGDFHLASSSSRRALFLAVLSITIGTGIYVGVAVALIAYLSKNHQW, from the exons atggagggaggagaagaggagaaaagTACAGGGGAGGAGGCTGAAACCTCCTCCAAGCTGTGGAGAGCCTCACTGAGAGGAGGAGACACCTGCAGACCAAACGGCCTCATCAACACCCACAGTTTGGGGGCGGAGCCTCAGGAGGCGCTGCTTTCGGTGTACTCAGCTCCTCAGTATCAGGGTCATGTGATGGTCAGCGCAGCCCCTCTGCAGGAGCAAAGCAGAGCTCCTCCTCAGCTTCTGAATCCCAGAGCTCTACTCTGCCACCAGGCACTGTCAGACCCCGCCCCCGGTCTCTTCATCTGCCCAGAAATCATGCAGGCGTGGGGGGAGGCTGGAGGAGGCGACTGCTGTGAGACCACCTTCATAGAGGGGCACGGTCCTGGCACCTCCTACTCCCCTGCAGTGGCCCGCTCCACAAAGGAGGTGCTGTTGTTTGCTGATGGGAAGTTTCTGGAGTTTTCTGGAGAAGACGCAAACATCCACACGCTGTCGTACGACATCGATGATGAGGACGACTTCCAGGAGCTCGAG AGCGATTACTCCAGCGAATCAGAAAGTGAGGACACCTTCTTGCTGATGCCTCCCAGGGATCACCTGGGCCTCAGCGTCTTCTCCATGCTCTGTTGCTTCTGGCCACTTGGCATTGCCGCCTTTTACCTGTCGCACAAG acCAACAAGGCGGTGTCTAAGGGAGACTTTCACCTGGCCAGCTCCAGCTCAAGGCGGGCTCTCTTCCTCGCTGTGCTCTCCATAACCATTGGCACGGGTATTTACGTGGGCGTAGCCGTGGCGCTCATTGCCTACCTCTCTAAGAACCACCAGTGGTAG